In Primulina eburnea isolate SZY01 chromosome 3, ASM2296580v1, whole genome shotgun sequence, one DNA window encodes the following:
- the LOC140826590 gene encoding large ribosomal subunit protein eL36y-like — translation MAPKQPNSGLFVGLNKGHIVTKKELAPRPSDRKGKTSKRVHFARSLIREVAGFAPYEKRITELLKVGKDKRALKVAKRKLGTHKRAKRKREEMASALRRMRAAGGGEKKK, via the exons ATGGCTCCCAAACAGCCTAATTCAGGCCTCTTTGTGGGTTTGAACAAAGGGCATATAGTGACCAAGAAAGAGCTGGCACCTCGCCCTTCTGATAGAAAAGGG AAAACCAGCAAAAGAGTGCATTTTGCTAGAAGTCTCATCCGGGAAGTTGCTGGATTTGCTCCCTATGAGAAGCGTATCACCGAGCTTCTCAAAGTTGGGAAAGACAAGCGGGCATTGAAAGTGGCTAAGAGAAAGTTGGGCACCCACAAGAGAGCAAAGAGGAAGCGTGAAGAGATGGCATCAGCTCTCCGGAGGATGAG GGCTGCTGGAGGTGGTGAGAAGAAGAAATAG